A genomic segment from Gossypium hirsutum isolate 1008001.06 chromosome D04, Gossypium_hirsutum_v2.1, whole genome shotgun sequence encodes:
- the LOC121202796 gene encoding auxin efflux carrier component 5 → MIGWEDVYKVVVAMVPLYVALMLGYGSVKWWGIFTPEQCDAINRLVCYFTLPLFAVEFTSHIDPFEMNYRFIGADTISKLVIVGVLAIWAKCSSKGSYCWSITSFSLSTLTNALVVGVPLMRAMYGETGVDLVVQSSVIQAIIWLTFLLFVLEFRRSGVSIASAAATKDGGEQEKDVEGNTNGDGGVSSRPSFWYLLKVVGMKLASNPNSYACVIGLAWAFVANRWHFEMPSIMEGSILIMSKAGTGTAMFSMGTFMALQEKIIACGTSLTIFGMVLRFIAGPAAMAIGAIAVGLHGDVLRVAIIQAALPQSITSFIFAKEYGMHAEVLSTAVIFGTIVSLPVLVAYYAILEFIN, encoded by the exons ATGATAGGGTGGGAAGACGTTTACAAGGTGGTTGTAGCTATGGTGCCTCTTTATGTTGCACTGATGTTAGGGTACGGTTCAGTGAAGTGGTGGGGGATATTCACCCCGGAGCAGTGCGATGCTATAAACCGCCTCGTCTGCTACTTCACCCTCCCGCTTTTCGCGGTCGAATTCACTAGTCATATCGACCCTTTCGAAATGAATTATCGGTTTATCGGAGCTGACACCATATCCAAGCTTGTTATCGTGGGGGTTCTAGCCATATGGGCCAAGTGTAGTAGCAAAGGAAGCTATTGCTGGTCCATCACGAGCTTCTCTTTGTCGACTTTAACTAATGCTTTGGTTGTAGGGGTGCCTTTGATGAGAGCCATGTATGGGGAAACAGGGGTGGATCTTGTTGTCCAGTCATCTGTTATTCAAGCCATCATCTGGCTGACGTTTTTGCTGTTCGTGTTGGAGTTTCGGAGGTCGGGAGTCTCCATTGCATCAGCAGCAGCTACAAAAGATGGCGGAGAACAGGAGAAAGATGTGGAAGGGAACACAAATGGTGATGGTGGGGTAAGCAGCAGGCCTTCTTTCTGGTATCTCTTGAAAGTTGTGGGGATGAAACTGGCTAGCAACCCTAACTCCTATGCTTGTGTTATCGGCCTTGCTTGGGCTTTTGTTGCAAACAG GTGGCATTTTGAGATGCCAAGCATTATGGAGGGATCAATATTGATTATGTCCAAGGCTGGAACTGGCACTGCCATGTTTAGCATGG GAACATTCATGGCTCTGCAAGAGAAAATAATAGCATGCGGCACAAGTTTGACAATATTTGGGATGGTCTTGAGGTTCATAGCGGGACCAGCGGCAATGGCTATCGGCGCCATTGCTGTGGGTTTGCATGGTGATGTCTTACGTGTCGCCATCATTCAG GCAGCATTGCCACAATCGATTACCTCCTTCATCTTCGCCAAGGAATATGGAATGCACGCTGAAGTTCTTAGTACCGC AGTGATCTTTGGCACCATTGTTTCCCTACCTGTGTTAGTTGCTTATTATGCAATTCTAGAGTTTATTAATTAA